The genomic DNA TCCTTTAATTTTATTCTTCCCGTCCTCAAAATTTTTAAATTTGATGTTAAGTCTATAATAGTTGATACCTGTCTTCTAGGCAAGTTACCTGAATCTATAAAATAATCAGGAGATAGGCTACTAGTTTTGGAAAAATAGTCCATTATTTGTTTTGATTTATACGCTGGTGGTTTGTTTGATATATTTGCCGAAGTAGCTGTAACTGGTAATTTGTATTCTTTTAGAATATTTAAAATTAACCTATCATTAGGTTCTCTAGCCACAATAGTATTGTTTGGATCCAGAACTGATCCTAAAATCTTATTCTTACTAGGCCCAACCTGCAAAATTAAGGTAAGATCACCGGGCCAAAATTCTTTCATTAAAGCATCTACTTGTCTATTAACAATAGCTACTTCTTTTGCTATTTTTTGATTAACAAAAATCGGCATAAGTTTATCTTTGCTTCTTTCCTTAATTTTGTAGATCCTCTCAACTGTTTGTTTATTAATATTACCAACAATACCGTAAGAAGTATCCGTAGAAATTACAAATATTTTCCCCTTTTCTAACTCCTGATTTATAAAACCTATATTAATTTCGGAAAATTTAATAATATCCATAGACGAATTCTAACATACTTATTTAAACAATTAAAAACTTGATTTAGTGAGCTAATTAAGATAAACTTCTTTCCTTAAAAGCTCTGCTCTTGTTCCTTTAAATAAGGGGGCTATATGAATGAAAGAAACCACTATCGGAATAGTTAAACCAGACTTTGTACCTTATATACATGAAATCGCCAGTATAATAATAACTCATGGGTTAAAAATACCGAAAATCTATCTCTTAGCTTATACAGACCAAAACGTAATCGATCAACAATATTATTATACCAATGAAGAGCTAAGAAAATATGGAAATAACAATCTAAACATCTGTGATGAAAAAGGACTAGACCCATCCATATACTTTGGCCAAGGATACAAACCATTAGAAACAGGAAAAATCGTTATAGAAAGACACAAAGCTTACATGATGTCCGGTGGAATTGCTGCAATTATAGTACAAGGTGACAATGCCAAAACAAGATTAAAGGAATTAGCCGGCAAAACCGAGCCAATAAAAGCAGTGCCTGGAACAATCAGATACAAGCTTGCTGGGACATACGGCGACGATCATCCTCTTATTGTAAATTCTCTATACAAAGCAATCCTAACGCAAACAACAATTCATAATGTAATCCATGTTCCAGACCCAGAAAATGCAGATAAAGATTTAAATCTTTGGAGAAACAAAAACCATAAAGGATTAATTACTGTCGGTCCATTCGAAAAAATATACTCAAATCTCAATAGAAGTTCGATATAGAACTTCTTTTTTTATTATTTAACAAGGTTAACCGTTGACTAAAAAGATAAAATAAGGTAATATTCATAAGTAAATATAGATTATGTCCCAAAGCAAATTAGGGATTTATTATAATAAAATCAAGGTTAAGAGGTATATATGGCGCATAAAAAAGCAGGCGGAAGTACAGGTCTCGGACGAGATAGTCAGTCAAAAAGATTAGGATTAAAAGTTTTCGGCGGCCAGCTTGTAAAAGATGGTGGAATTATTGTGCGTCAAAGAGGCACTAGATTCTATCCAGGAGATAATGTAGGAGCTGGAGTTGATGATACTTTATTTGCAACATCGGCCGGAATCGTTC from bacterium CG_4_10_14_0_2_um_filter_33_32 includes the following:
- a CDS encoding threonylcarbamoyl-AMP synthase; this encodes MDIIKFSEINIGFINQELEKGKIFVISTDTSYGIVGNINKQTVERIYKIKERSKDKLMPIFVNQKIAKEVAIVNRQVDALMKEFWPGDLTLILQVGPSKNKILGSVLDPNNTIVAREPNDRLILNILKEYKLPVTATSANISNKPPAYKSKQIMDYFSKTSSLSPDYFIDSGNLPRRQVSTIIDLTSNLKILRTGRIKLKDIKEAL
- a CDS encoding 50S ribosomal protein L27 → MAHKKAGGSTGLGRDSQSKRLGLKVFGGQLVKDGGIIVRQRGTRFYPGDNVGAGVDDTLFATSAGIVQFKKKKENGFTGKKKERVMVNVVPNK